Within the Phaseolus vulgaris cultivar G19833 chromosome 9, P. vulgaris v2.0, whole genome shotgun sequence genome, the region agatttcttaaaaaaatataaattataacattaagaaataaaataaaatataataacaaacataatattaataaaaaataaatttagatgtGAAAATAGTTGAAagaatattttatgttttattcaatctatccttcatctatagcaatgatacatatatatatacatacatatatatatatatatacatatatatatataaccatagcattagaaccgtacagattctttttAAGAATAATTATAGACCctttaatagtgattatattcctataattaagtttaattatagactcattaatagtgattatattcctgtaattaagtctaataatgattttgtccggtaatattCCGGAGCATGTAAGTCTTGAATGCCCAACTTGACCAAGATGGCTCCAAACTTTTTACCACCGAGAGCTTTGGTGAAAAGGTCAACTAGTTGTGTATGTGTGGGCACATAGGATGGAAGAAGGCGCTTGTGAATGATTTCATCTCGAACAAAATGGCAGTcaacttcaatgtgtttggtgcgtTCGTGGAATACCGGGTTTTTAGCATAAATTGAGATAAAGGTTGGACACTGTAGGCAAGGTCAGGTCGAGTGAAACACAGATAAATTAACCTCCCAACAAGTCTATGATAAGTAGCCGggtcagaaagaaaagaaccagtagcggagctcaatttgtgattttcttcacATGGTGTAGTGGCGGGCCTTCGCACCCAACAATCCGACTTCAGTAATGATATCTAAGGCATATTTCCTCTGACAAAGGAAGATTCCGTTGGGGGAGTGAGCAACTTCAACCCCAGGAAGTACTTGAGGCGGCCTAAATCTTTCATATGAAAGCATTGATTTAAGTAGCCTTTAAAACATTGGATGGCAGTACCATTATTCCCTGCAATCACAAGATCATCAACGTAGACTAGCACAACCAactgtatgtcattattatCGAGAGTAAACAGGGAGTGATCCTTCGGGGATTGTTGGAAGCCGTAacgagtgagagaagaagatagtTTAGCAAACCAACACCTGGGGGCCTGTCGGAGGCCATATAGAGACTTTTGAAGCTTGCACACTGCCCCTAGTTGAGATTCTTGGAAGCCAGGAGGGAGTTTCATATAAACCTCATAATCAAGATCACCATGGAGAAACGCATTGTGAACGTCCATCTGATGAAGCTCCCAATCTTTTGCGGCTGCTACTGCTAGAGTTGTGTGAATGGTTACCGtctttacgacaggagaaaacgtctcgttgtaattcaaaccctccacttgatgattgccaagaattaccaatcgagccttgaatctttcaattgttccatccgagttgtatttgattttgtagatccatttacacccaagtgccttctttccaggagggagagcggtgagtttccaggtgtcattgagttcgagagcatgaatctcctgtgccatagcatcacgccaccggggttctcggatcgcttgagaaaagaacaggggttcctgctcggtgtgtaaagaggcaagaaaactttgatgatgtttagaaaaggaatcacaattcacaaaatcatgtATAGGATACGAAACACCTGAGGATTCTGTTGAAGGAGGTGACGGAACAGAGGGGCTTGACGGTATCGTGGTGGCTGCGACAAAATCGTGTAACCGTACTGAAGGCAGCTTCGTGCGATGCCCTCGCCCAAGGGGAACCGCGGCCGTCAGCGGTGGTGAAGAAACCGACGGCGCCGTCTCCGTCGGACGCGGCGGTGGATCCGCGGGTAGCGTCGAGGCTTCTATACACGGATCAGAGTCGTTGATAGTGTGGTCGAAGTCATCTGTGAGGGTAGCATCCTCCTTGGCTGGGATGGGAGATGCAATGGGTTGGTTGACGATGCATTCATCTAGGTTTGAGGAGGCAActtcatgaagaaaatgtgggtccgttccagtttctaaagagttggcaataattgggttttgcaatggtggtgcagtgtccatctttttggcttcaaaatatggaaatttattttcgaaaaaatgtacatcacgagagacaaagaaagtttctgtttccaaatcaaataatttccatcctttttggccatatggatacccgacaaacacacattttcggCTACGACTATCAAATTTATCCCGCTGTCTATTTTGATTATGAGCATAACATAATGAACCAAATACTCGTAAGTGCGCGTAACTGGGTACACATTCATGGATCACTTCATAaggggtttttccttttagaatggaggatggtgtgagattgattaagtagcctgcaatcaaaacgcattccccccaaaatttaatgggaagattgccttgaaaccgtaatgaccgagcaacattcagaatatgccgatgcttgcgttcgacgcgtccattttgttgcggggtcccgacataggaagtttggtgaaggataccttgttgaatgaaatattgttttagacacatgaattcggttccattgtcagagcgaaccattttaacacatttgttgtattgcctctcaacgagtgtgaaattttttttcaaagtcactgatacctctgttttttcttttaacaaatagatccaaactgcccgtgaacaatcatccacaattgtcaaaaaatatgaagcaccacaggatgaaggagttttataaggaccccataagtcacaatgaattaaatcaaaaatattcaaagcttgatgcgcaccgtttgtttcgatttttcacaaacttcacaaactgtattcaactcatcacgagtacatttcccacttatatcaggaagcatttgcacaatcttaaatgacggatgtcctaatctttggtgccaaagtgctagttgattttccatcttgacatgacatgcttgagtcttccgtaccccacgataccaataaagcccatctttccattcacctgctccaatcagcgtcctcgaagtgcggtcctgtataatacacaatttatcagtgaatgttacaacacaattttcttcatccgtcaattgaggtactgaaagtaaattgcattttaatttgggaacataaaggacatttttcaattcaagtccttcttcaagagtcactgttcctgttcgcaagctagaacacgttcaccatcgggtaaccctacggggcacctttgtatagtttccttttcactcaaattttccagtgacccggtcatatggtttgatgccccactgtcaataatccacaaatcccaaatgctcttaccagtcattttctctgattcatttgatttttgtttgctgatcatatcaaccagtaccttccattgttcattggtcagacctgccatctcaagtttcttgtcgtcattgttggcttgactgttgcttccactagcgtgtgccacatttgcacgtgtcgggttacctttgtttcgcatcccttggcgtcccctgccgttccatttgccttcactttttggtctgtcaccccaccattcgggatatctgatcaattggaagcatcccttcatgtcgtgaccatttttaccgcaatgactgcacgtcattaatttttctaccatatctccacgccctttttctttgtagttggcctgcatcgcgagacccacgaccaaccccctttcttccgttgatttggccatcattctcactctttcttcttgtaccaacaTAGCATATACGCGGTTCAGAGACGGCAATGGGTCTGAGGCCAGAATGTTTGATCTTACTGTCCCGTAGCTTGCGTCATCCAACCTCATAAGGAATTGATgaaccttctcctcctcccttcgtttttccaactgagcaccaatcccacacttgcatctaccacacgtacaagatggaattttgtcactgttagcaagctcatcccaaaggaccttcaattttccaaagtaagttgccaccaccattccctcctgcttgcatcttgacaagtccgaccttagttgttgaattctaggtccattcacgaccgagaatctttctttaatgtcttcccacaagttatgtgcagtctcagcatatgctactgtggatcgtaagcttggttcaatggtgtttagaatccaagagacaatcatggactgcacggtccaccaatcttcaaggtcgggtgcctcatcctctggttggATATGTGTTCCATCAATGAAGCCCTATTTTCTCCGGGCACGAAGCGAGATCTTTACTGCTCTTGCCCATTCGTCGTAATTTTCTCCGCGCAATTGGACTTGCGTGATTATGTTTCCGGGATTGTCACTCGCGTTGAGATCATGTGGCGAGTAGGTCTTCTTAGCACCTCCTCCTTCGTGCTCTGCTTTGTTGGCATTATTCTTTTCTGGTGCAGCTGCCATAGTTGTGCACCGTtgcctttgctttgtgtttgtcgggtatcagagttttgtgctctaataccatgaaagaatattttatgttttattcaatctgtccttcatctatagcaatgatatatatatatatataaccatagcattagaaccgtacagaaCCTTACAGATTCTTTTCCtaacataacatctgtaattaagactaattatagaccctttaatagtgattatattcctataattaagtctaattatagactcattaatagtgattatattcctgtaattaagtctaattaagtctaataatgattttgtccggtaataaTATTCATTACAATTAATAAGTATGAAAGGCTATATTAATGTAGGtgtcaattttaaatattgacTACATGATAATGTAGAAGCCATTCACAAAAAGATAAGATTGGTCTTCCTAATTTcaatttacattattttttaatataaaaaattagataaattaaaataattcatgCATATACATGTCTAACGTTAGAATAATGATAGTATAATTTTGGTCAGATGACCCTATAGTCTCTGAACAAATCCAATAATAAAATCAGTAAATATATgtttaaaatctatctacaaacaagaaaagttaacaataataagaaagataaaaagggtTAAGATTGTTTAACGTAAACTATAGAATAGATTAAAACAACAAAtcaaaagcggttgatcccgaAGTTTTTCAATATTGATTTTTTCACAAGTTTTTTAAAGATTAACCATCTCCAATCCTAAAAAAGAATTAAGTCATATTAAACATGCATCAATCGAATTTAACTTGGAGCGTTCACCAGTAAAGTATAAGATGCGTCTAATCAGTACCCATTTTGTTGTTACATATTTATACTCCATGTCAATTCTCTTAAATCATGCactcaagaaattaattagaacagtGCGACTAACTCAGAAACCAAAATTTAAGATAAAGAAGACTTTGATTTAGACTTCATgcagattaaaatattttaaaaaataatttaaattgcaatatttattttatttgtgtttttatcTTATTTCTTAACTATAAAAATGAgtaaaattattaaagaaaatatttctcTACTTATAATATCTgccaaattttattatttaaaatatctgAAATAGATAATATGTTTTTGCATAGTAAGACAACTCTATTAAGAATGAATTGTAGTCTTCCAAAGTTTACCTAATAATAACTCGGTATTGTGATGATATTTTTACACTATGCTCTATCTTACacttacaataaaatattaatatttataataaaaatttaaaaaaaaattccaataataaaaatttaaataaaatgtaaaatattaaaataatttttaaaattataaatattaaaatattaatatttattgaaatgtAGGTGAAAcgtgttataaaaaaatatttttgtttggtATTTATATTGGATAGCATATTTGGTTAGAATAAATTTTCAACTCTTCCCGTCACAAACACAAAAGAAGTGCTACACTTCTGAGAGGATGATGGATACTCCCATCTTACAACGGGTCTCAGAATGCTTCATCAAAGCAAAACACTCCACCCAAAAATCAAACCAAATCTGCCACTTAACACCTTGGGATATTGCCATGTTATCTGCACACTATATCCAAAAGGGTCTTCTCTACAAGAAGCCTGAACCACTTGTTAATCAACATGATTTCATAGAGAATCTGTTGGAGAAGCTCAAACACTCTCTTTCGCTCACCCTCTCCCATTTCTATCCATTGTCTGGTCGTCTTGTCACTCACAAAACCAAAGACCCTCCCTTCTATGCTGTTTTCGTCGATTGCACAAATAATTCTGGAGTCAAATTCATCCATGCAACTTTAGATATGACCATATCTGATATCCTCTCCCCGCTTGATGTCCCACCCATTGTTCAATCATTGTTTGATCACGACAGAGCACTCAACCACGATGGTCACACCATGCCGCTCTTGTCCATCCAAGTCACTGAACTACTGGATGGTGTTTTCCTAGGTTGTTCTATGAACCACTGTATTGGTGATGGCACTTCTTATTGGAATTTCTTCAACACGTGGTCCGAGATCTTTCAAGCTCAAGGCCACGAACATGATGTTCCCATATCCCACCCTCCCATTCACAATCGCTGGTTTCCGAATGATTGCGTTCCACCAATCAATCTTCCTTTCAAACACCACGAGGAGTTTATCAGCAGGTATGAAGCACCCTTGATGAGAGAGAGAATATTCCACTTTTCAGCAGAGTCTATTGCAAAACTGAAAGCAAAAGCCAACTCGGAATGCAATACCACAAAAATCTCTTCCTTCCAATCACTGTCAGCGCTTGTTTGGAGATGCATAACTCGGGCGCGGCGCTTGGGGCCTGATCAGAAAACAAGTTGCAAGTTATCGACAAACAACCGAAGAAGAATGGAACCGCCTCTGGCTGAGGAGTACTTTGGAAACTCGATTCATACGCTGGGTGCAGGAACAGCCAGGTCAGGGGAATTGCTTGGGAATGGTCTGGGATGGGCAGCATGGAAGTTGCACCTTGCTGTTGTAAACCATAACGACAGAGTGGTGTTGGGATGGGTGAGAGAGTGGTTAGAGTGTCCTCTGATATATCAACTTGGTCGGTATTTTGACCCCTACTGTGTGATGATGGGAAGCTCACCCAGATTCAACATGTATGGTAATGAGTTTGGAATGGGAAAAGCACTCGCAGTTAGAAGTGGGTATGCCAACAAATTTGATGGAAAAGTTACGTCGTATCCAGGCCATGAAGGAGGAGGAAGCGTAGATTTAGAAGTATGTCTTTCGCCACTTGTAATGACAGCACTAGAATCAGATCAAGAGTTCATGGACTCAGCTTCTTCACCTTCCAATACTCACTAAGGACCTAGTGAGAGAATATCTCTTATTTTCATCTAGGATTTTTAAGATAAGAAGATGATATATGTTAACGGAAAGGATGATTATATTTTTACACTTTGCTCAGTTTATGtctacaataaaatattaatatttataataaaaaaaattaaaaattaaaaaatgtctttaatgaaatattagacaaaatgtaaaatattaaaataattttttaaattaaaaaaattaaaaatgattaaaatattaatatttaatgagGTGTAAAGTGGAGCAATGGGtgtcaaaaaattattttcctaaCTGAAAATATTTTCTTCCTCGTAAACTCTGCAAAACGACAAAATTAAGAGATGTAAAAGAAgggtttttgaccatgatggggttatttttgtttatttttaccaaaatgagatccgtttaaaaaaaattacaaatttaggcaagtcgtgctaatttggcacgacttcatatgcataAATCATCCTAATTTGACACGACTCTGTCATGTCATaatgaagtcgtgtcaacttggcacgacttttgtcctgtcatactgaagtcgtgccaacttgacacgacttctgccacgtcataatttttttaaaattttattgtttatatattgggtagtaagttatgtaatgttaaaaattaatttgatacataattttataagagtgttagttttaaggaacaaaaattTGGATAATTGTGTATcacaattattcattttttcctgaagtaataattttttttatcacaattaaaataatacatcTTTTAAacctgtttattttttttaatgtcatttatattaaaatataaaaaggtataagtactgtaattattttgaaataattaaataatttaaaaataattatataaattttaaataagtcaaataatataaataatttgtaattattttgaaataattaaataatttaaaaataattatatatccaATTTTtcgttccttaaaactaacactcttagagaaaattatgtatcaaattaatttttaacattacataacttattatccaatatataaacaataaaatttttaaaaaaaaattatgatgtggcagaagtcgtgtcaagtagacacaacttcagtatgacagggtagaagtcgtgtcaagttgacacgactttagtatgacatggaagagtcgtgtcaaattagaatgatttgtgcatatgaagtcgtgctaaattgacacgacttgcctaaatttgtaattttttttaaacggacaccatattggtaaaaacaaaaaaaaaataaccccatcatggtcaaaaacccGTAGAAGAAAAGTAATATTAtgtgttatttttaaatttatccttatttattttattctattgttggtagtattatttattttttattattataatattttttaatattaaaaaatgtgtttttaatataagatatgatttattttttaattttataataaatgattaatattttaaaaaattacttgatttttttttattattgttatgtttatattaatatgaaattcttttttattattaattacattgtacttttgttgttgtagtattttttatttttcattattacatggtttttaatattaaaagataGGATTATGATATTTTGACACCCTTCTCCATCTTACACccacaataaattttaatatttgtaataaaaaaaacctcaataataaaaatacaagcAAAATGCaaaatgtttcaaaattaaaaaaattatatttttttataaatgattaaaatattaatatttattggtgTGTAGGGTAAAATTTTtgtaaaagataatatttatttatttatataagatctggtttatttttcaattttataatacatgtttaatattttaataaattacttgaagttatattttcatttaatttattgaatacacattttttttaattataacttttaaattatacatatatacatttcatacatattattttttctaattataatttttaaattatacctatttagatttaatatatatttattttctaattataatttttaaatctacgaaTATGTGAAAATTGTTTATTACatggtttttattattaaaagatagGGTTATGATATTTTGACACCCTTGCTCCATCTTACATccacaataaatattaatatttataataaaaaaaattagaaaaaaactccttaatgaaaatacaagtaaaatgcaaaatgtttcaaaattaaaaaaattataaatttttataaataattaaaatattaatatttattggggTGTAGGGTGGAGCATGttaaataaacatttttgtaaaagataatattttatttatttatattaaatctgatttattttctgatttatttttcaattttatagtacatgtttaatattttaataaattatttgaagttttgttttcatttaatttattaaatacatgttttttttctaattataatttttaaattatacctaTATACATTCCatacatgttattttttttaattataatttttaaattatacctatttagatttaatatatatttatattctaattataattttcaaatctacgaatatgtgaaagttgtttatttttaaataaaagtaactcatttcattattaaacaaatttaataagtaaaggtaaatttgtaaaataacattttacacctttaaaaaaaaaatctcacaaTCATGAGATCACTCACAAACTCGCATAAACTTTTCTCAACATCCACACTAACATACCTCTCAAGACAACCTTACTTTCTTCCCACATTATTCTCACATCCTCTCCCTTGAATACTCACAAACACACCCAAAAGCTTTGTTTGGATTTAAGTGACGAGGGGAGATAGTGGGTTAGAAAATACGTGGAAGTTGTTTGAATTGAGAGATTATAGAGTGAATTTGTAAGAATGATTTACTGagatttgtgagtgatgtgatagttaggagaaaatttataaattattttaaaggtgtaaaatgtaagtt harbors:
- the LOC137822985 gene encoding uncharacterized acetyltransferase At3g50280-like codes for the protein MMDTPILQRVSECFIKAKHSTQKSNQICHLTPWDIAMLSAHYIQKGLLYKKPEPLVNQHDFIENLLEKLKHSLSLTLSHFYPLSGRLVTHKTKDPPFYAVFVDCTNNSGVKFIHATLDMTISDILSPLDVPPIVQSLFDHDRALNHDGHTMPLLSIQVTELLDGVFLGCSMNHCIGDGTSYWNFFNTWSEIFQAQGHEHDVPISHPPIHNRWFPNDCVPPINLPFKHHEEFISRYEAPLMRERIFHFSAESIAKLKAKANSECNTTKISSFQSLSALVWRCITRARRLGPDQKTSCKLSTNNRRRMEPPLAEEYFGNSIHTLGAGTARSGELLGNGLGWAAWKLHLAVVNHNDRVVLGWVREWLECPLIYQLGRYFDPYCVMMGSSPRFNMYGNEFGMGKALAVRSGYANKFDGKVTSYPGHEGGGSVDLEVCLSPLVMTALESDQEFMDSASSPSNTH